The genomic segment TTCCCGGGCATACCGACTGGGGCCCCTCCCTCGCCGTCCACAACGGCGACCTGCACGTCGCGTCGCGCGGACTCAACGGCGGCGTCCACATCGGCCGGGTCAGCGGCGGTGCCTGGCAGGGTTACGGGTTCGTGCCCGGCCTGACGAGCTGGACCCCGCCGGTCCTGGCGGTGAACGCGGGCACCTTGTTCGTGTCCAGCGGCGGAGAAAAGGGCGAGATCTACGTCTCGCGCCTCAATGGCTCCAGCTGGGGCGCACCCGCCAAGCTCACCGGGGCCAGCTCGGCAGGCGCGGCACTGGCCAGTCGCAACGGCACGCTGCACTGCGCGGTCCGCGGCTGGGGCAGCGACGCCTACGTCTACCTCGCCTATCTCACCGGCTCCACCTGGGGCGGCTTCGCACGGGTCGCGAACCTGCAGACCTTCCACGCCCCGGCCCTGACCACCTTGGGTGACAAGCTCTACCTGGCCTGCGCCGGCTTCGGCGGCGAGACATGGGTCCTGAGCCACGACGGCACCGGCTGGTCCGCGGCGACGAACCTCGGCGGAACCACCGACAGCGCCCCGGCGCTGACCGTCCGCAACGGAGTCCTGTACTGCGCGGTCCGCGGCCTGAACTCCGCGATCTACCTCAACTCCCTCAACGGCACCACGTGGACCGGCTTCACCCAGTACGTCCCCGACGTGTCCACCATGTCGGAGCCCGCCCTCGCCGGCGGCACCGGCGACACCCTCCACATCGCCTACCGCACCACCTGACCGTCACACCGGAGGCCCGCACCGCCGGCGCGGGCCTCCGGCACCGAGCGCCACGCCCGCCGGCCCGGTGAGCGGGCCGACGCCGAGCGGGCGGGGCCCCATGGCGGCGACCGACGAGGGTGCCCGACCGGTCGCCGATCAGGCCCCGGCGGAGGTGGTGGTCCCGCCCCAGTCGGCGGATGTGAGCGACTGCGATGCAGACCCGCACGCGGCCAGGAAGTCATCGCGGTGCGGGCAGCGGTTTCAGCGCAACCGTATCGGCGCACTCCTCACGCGTCGCGGTCCGCCGGATGCTGCTAATCGGAGCCAGGCGGCCGCGCCGGGAACATCCGGGCCGGTCAGCACGGTTGCATGACCGAGGGACCGGTGCCGCACGGGCGGGGAACACGGAGACCGCAAGGTCAGCCGCTCCACCCGCATCCGGGCCCTCGGTTCGCGGTAGGCCTGCCGCGCACTCTCTTTCTGCAGAAGGACTGTTTGATGACCGACCGGCCCTTGACGCTGATGGCAGTACACGCCCACCCCGACGACGAGGCCACCGGAACCGGAGGCGTCCTCGCGCAGTACGCGGCGGAAGGCATCCGCACGGTTCTTGTGACCTGTACCGACGGCGGTTGCGGTGATGGACCGGGGGGTGTCAAGCCGGGTGAGGACGGGCACGATCCGGCGGCCGTCGTCGCGATGCGCCGTCAAGAACTCGAGGCGAGCTGTGACGTCCTGAAGGTCAGCGATCTGGAGATGCTGGACTATGCCGACTCCGGGATGATGGGCTGGCCGAGCAACAAGGCCCCGGGATCCTTCTGGCAGACCCCCGTCGAGGAAGGCGCCGCCCGGCTCGCGGAACTCATGCGGCACTATCGACCTGATGTGGTCGTCACCTACGACGAGAACGGCTTCTACGGCCACCCCGACCACATCCAGGCCCACCGCATC from the Streptomyces sp. RKAG293 genome contains:
- a CDS encoding PIG-L family deacetylase; this translates as MTDRPLTLMAVHAHPDDEATGTGGVLAQYAAEGIRTVLVTCTDGGCGDGPGGVKPGEDGHDPAAVVAMRRQELEASCDVLKVSDLEMLDYADSGMMGWPSNKAPGSFWQTPVEEGAARLAELMRHYRPDVVVTYDENGFYGHPDHIQAHRITMAALEMTGLTPKVYWTTMPRSMMQRFGELVREFDEDMPEPDPAEAAAMAEIGLPDDEISTWVDTTAFSGQKFDALAAHASQGENIFFLKMGKERFGELLGIETFVRVKGATGTAVPENDLFAGLR